One window from the genome of Helicoverpa zea isolate HzStark_Cry1AcR chromosome 6, ilHelZeax1.1, whole genome shotgun sequence encodes:
- the LOC124631437 gene encoding uncharacterized protein LOC124631437 yields the protein MHHRGRARPRSAALGWLRRRMRAAPIDRRPRGAAPLKCSASRDASPGLGPQRWRRERAPPAASGGHAAMAREEVRGKRPFKIWDSSRNVRKGLVVTSFEELLHRGKEKLSVAASEPVRLVLESDGTQVEDGEYWRTLPPNTVLLLLRPGERWYPTGVDVIKAAISAIPKIVCETIHALELHDETPSWKIMDNKGRVTVVLHWDQRPQASPAARSPSRQPKPDRRPSLVIQTSLDRPAPAPPHITVVNHDEPGPAPRRLSRAPGSLEQPGGVHVHTADCRAAASPAPLARPPPDECDFHCCALHEEGRRIAVHKSVATSPIQDAQPRASPQGRPKGHVRFLDAESARRGDRDSSESETENTLVEDEAVTSEKFLLLIDQLSVDQKRHLTIKDIGIILERLSSKILDVERLDRESESDDCYNWTIKATIRGDALRELGVIYNGNYYAISEHPGYREENEEAGDEGEEEEEEDRL from the exons ATGCACCACCGCGGCCGAGCTCGGCCACGCTCGGCGGCGCTCGGCTGGCTCCGGCGGCGCATGCGCGCGGCCCCCATCGATCGCCGCCCACGCGGCGCAGCGCCGCTCAAGTGCTCCGCGAGTCGCGACGCGAGTCCCGGGCTTGGCCCTCAACGATGGCGGCGTgagcgcgcgccgcccgcggcCTCCGGCGGACATGCCGCGATGGCCAGAGAG GAGGTCAGAGGAAAGAGGCCTTTCAAGATATGGGACAGTTCAAGGAACGTGAGGAAGGGGCTGGTGGTGACTAGCTTCGAGGAGTTGCTCCACAGAG GTAAGGAGAAGCTATCAGTAGCTGCGAGCGAGCCGGTGCGGCTGGTGCTGGAGAGCGACGGCACGCAGGTGGAGGACGGCGAGTACTGGCGCACGCTCCCGCCCAACactgtgctgctgctgctgcgccCCGGGGAGCGCTGGTACCCCACCGGCGTCGACGTCATCAAGGCTG CAATATCGGCAATACCAAAGATAGTATGCGAAACTATTCACGCACTCGAGTTGCACGATGAGACGCCTTCATGGAAGATCATGGACAACAAGGGGCGCGTCACGGTGGTGCTGCACTGGGACCAGCGGCCGCAGGCGTCGCCGGCCGCGCGCTCTCCCTCGCGCCAGCCCAAGCCCGACCGGCGGCCCTCGCTCGTCATCCAGACGTCACTGGACCGGCctgctcccgcgccgccgcacaTCACCGTCGTGAACCACGACGAGCCGGggccggcgccgcgccgcctGTCGCGAGCGCCCGGCTCGCTGGAGCAGCCGGGCGGCGTGCACGTGCACACCGCCGACtgccgcgccgccgcctcgcccgcgccgctcgcgcgcccgccgcccgaCGAGTGCGACTTCCACTGCTGCGCGCTGCACGAGGAGGGCCGCCGCATCGCCGTACACAAGAGCGTCGCCACCTCGCCCATCCAGGACGCGCAGCCGCGCGCCTCGCCGCAGGGCCGCCCCAAGGGCCACGTGCGCTTCCTCGACGCCGAGTCCGCGCGCCGTGGCGACCGAGACTCCTCCGAGAGCGAGACCGAGAACACCCTCGTCGAGGACGAGGCGGTCACCTCCGAGAAGTTTCTCTTGCTGATCGACCAGCTCAGCGTCGACCAGAAGCGGCATCTCACCATCAAGGACATCGGTATCATCCTCGAGCGGCTCAGCTCCAAGATCCTGGACGTGGAGCGGCTAGACCGCGAGTCGGAGTCGGACGACTGCTACAACTGGACGATAAAGGCGACGATCAGGGGAGACGCGCTGCGGGAACTGGGCGTCATTTACAACGGCAACTACTATGCGATCAGCGAACACCCGGGCTACCGGGAGGAGAACGAGGAGGCCGGAGACGAGGGTGAGGAAGAAGAGGAGGAAGATCGACTCTGA
- the LOC124631208 gene encoding D-glucuronyl C5-epimerase isoform X1, with protein sequence MRNIRVIQFTYLNNGWNVTAVYKVAGMMLVRMNMRVALGALCAAVLVFTLFWGHCGDLSRRPIGSVLSNALSERSGPDEIECVINGEYSVTCRRDRDRDEVYVPFSLVHKYFEIYGKISTADNTEKFEWSHSYGKIYHPKKKYDPRGTFTTFENYNVEVRDRVKCISGIEGVPVSTQWEPRGFFYPTQIAQFGLAHYSKHLTESEPKRRIIDDGEKHLENWIISKDAYMAREFDTSVQSNVLRFSTSEHASSQVWLKVNLTQDFVFSVDVQMKPNSSITVVLQNKDKKETVYLHYVTSMQLISAQEDHIYYGIGLEQQWRRITRDLIIDMQKGWALQDRPKRRSPRNKFKISSIILSGAGSLDNATVSSSEHMWQFYAAARWLVRAQRARSGGWPIPVRRRMAAGVAELKPGWHSAMSQGHAISLLSRAYYRSGDMTYLQAAKRALYLLDVPSHAGGVKAMWMDKHVWYEEYPTKPPLFVLNGFIYTLLGLYDLHIIEGENSISLAKKMFDDGMTSLKTLLPLFDTGSGSFYDLRHFTLGVSPNIARWDYHATHVNQLYLLAGLDNDPILINTAKRWEGYMSGKRAAHN encoded by the exons ATGAGAAATATCCGTGTGATTCAATTCACGTATTTAAACAACGGATGGAATGTCACTGCTGTGTACAAA GTGGCCGGAATGATGCTGGTGCGGATGAACATGCGCGTGGCGCTCGGCGCGCTGTGCGCCGCAGTGCTCGTCTTCACGCTCTTCTGGGGACACTGCGGGGACCTCTCGCGGAGACCCA TAGGTTCAGTGCTCTCAAACGCGCTATCAGAACGCTCCGGGCCCGACGAGATCGAATGCGTCATCAACGGCGAGTACTCGGTGACGTGCCGCCGCGACCGCGATCGCGACGAGGTTTACGTGCCTTTCTCCCTGGTGCACAAGTACTTCGAG ATTTACGGAAAAATATCAACAGCAGACAACACAGAAAAGTTCGAATGGTCACATAGTTATGGCAAAATATACCATCCGAAAAAGAAGTATGACCCTCGAGGCACCTTCACCACCTTCGAGAATTATAACGTGGAAGTTAGGGACAGGGTCAAATGCATTAGCGGGATCGAAGGCGTTCCCGTCAGCACCCAGTGGGAACCACGAGGGTTCTTCTACCCAACCCAGATAGCACAATTCGGGTTAGCCCACTACAGCAAGCATTTAACCGAAAGTGAGCCGAAAAGAAGAATTATAGACGATGGGGAGAAACATTTAGAAAACTGGATTATTAGCAAAGATGCGTACATGGCTCGGGAATTTGATACTTCTGTCCAATCGAATGTCTTAAGGTTTTCGACGTCGGAGCACGCTTCGAGCCAGGTGTGGCTGAAAGTGAACTTGACTCAAGACTTCGTGTTCAGCGTGGATGTTCAGATGAAGCCCAACTCCTCCATCACGGTGGTTCTGCAGAATAAAGATAAGAAGGAGACGGTGTATCTGCATTATGTTACAAGTATGCAGTTGATATCGGCACAG GAGGACCACATATACTACGGCATTGGGCTGGAGCAGCAATGGCGGCGCATCACGCGGGACCTTATTATCGACATGCAGAAGGGCTGGGCGCTGCAGGACCGACCCAAGAGGAGGTCGCCTAGAAATAAGTTTAAG ATATCCAGCATCATCCTGAGCGGCGCGGGTTCGCTGGACAACGCGACGGTGTCCAGCAGCGAGCACATGTGGCAGTTCTACGCGGCCGCGCGCTGGCTGGTGCGAGCGCAGCGTGCCCGCTCCGGCGGCTGGCCCATCCCCGTGCGCAGGCGCATGGCGGCAGGCGTCGCCGAGCTCAAGCCGGGCTG GCACTCAGCCATGAGCCAGGGCCACGCGATCTCGTTGCTGTCCCGCGCGTACTACCGCAGCGGCGACATGACGTACCTGCAGGCCGCTAAGCGGGCGCTGTACCTGCTGGACGTGCCCAGCCACGCCGGCGGAGTCAAGGCCATGTGGATGGACAAACATGTGTG GTACGAAGAATACCCAACAAAGCCCCCGTTGTTTGTTCTAAACGGCTTCATTTACACGCTACTAGGTCTTTACGACCTGCACATCATTGAGGGGGAGAACTCCATTTCTCTAGCGAAGAAAATGTTCGACGACGGCATGACGTCACTGAAGACCCTTCTCCCACTCTTCGATACAGGTAGCGGCAGTTTCTATGATCTTAGGCACTTCACTCTAGGAGTCAGCCCTAATATAGCCAGGTGGGACTACCACGCGACTCATGTGAACCAACTGTACCTACTAGCAGGGTTGGACAATGACCCTATACTCATAAACACTGCTAAACGATGGGAGGGTTATATGTCTGGCAAGAGGGCTGCACATAATTGA
- the LOC124631208 gene encoding D-glucuronyl C5-epimerase isoform X2 translates to MRNIRVIQFTYLNNGWNVTAVYKVAGMMLVRMNMRVALGALCAAVLVFTLFWGHCGDLSRRPSSVLSNALSERSGPDEIECVINGEYSVTCRRDRDRDEVYVPFSLVHKYFEIYGKISTADNTEKFEWSHSYGKIYHPKKKYDPRGTFTTFENYNVEVRDRVKCISGIEGVPVSTQWEPRGFFYPTQIAQFGLAHYSKHLTESEPKRRIIDDGEKHLENWIISKDAYMAREFDTSVQSNVLRFSTSEHASSQVWLKVNLTQDFVFSVDVQMKPNSSITVVLQNKDKKETVYLHYVTSMQLISAQEDHIYYGIGLEQQWRRITRDLIIDMQKGWALQDRPKRRSPRNKFKISSIILSGAGSLDNATVSSSEHMWQFYAAARWLVRAQRARSGGWPIPVRRRMAAGVAELKPGWHSAMSQGHAISLLSRAYYRSGDMTYLQAAKRALYLLDVPSHAGGVKAMWMDKHVWYEEYPTKPPLFVLNGFIYTLLGLYDLHIIEGENSISLAKKMFDDGMTSLKTLLPLFDTGSGSFYDLRHFTLGVSPNIARWDYHATHVNQLYLLAGLDNDPILINTAKRWEGYMSGKRAAHN, encoded by the exons ATGAGAAATATCCGTGTGATTCAATTCACGTATTTAAACAACGGATGGAATGTCACTGCTGTGTACAAA GTGGCCGGAATGATGCTGGTGCGGATGAACATGCGCGTGGCGCTCGGCGCGCTGTGCGCCGCAGTGCTCGTCTTCACGCTCTTCTGGGGACACTGCGGGGACCTCTCGCGGAGACCCA GTTCAGTGCTCTCAAACGCGCTATCAGAACGCTCCGGGCCCGACGAGATCGAATGCGTCATCAACGGCGAGTACTCGGTGACGTGCCGCCGCGACCGCGATCGCGACGAGGTTTACGTGCCTTTCTCCCTGGTGCACAAGTACTTCGAG ATTTACGGAAAAATATCAACAGCAGACAACACAGAAAAGTTCGAATGGTCACATAGTTATGGCAAAATATACCATCCGAAAAAGAAGTATGACCCTCGAGGCACCTTCACCACCTTCGAGAATTATAACGTGGAAGTTAGGGACAGGGTCAAATGCATTAGCGGGATCGAAGGCGTTCCCGTCAGCACCCAGTGGGAACCACGAGGGTTCTTCTACCCAACCCAGATAGCACAATTCGGGTTAGCCCACTACAGCAAGCATTTAACCGAAAGTGAGCCGAAAAGAAGAATTATAGACGATGGGGAGAAACATTTAGAAAACTGGATTATTAGCAAAGATGCGTACATGGCTCGGGAATTTGATACTTCTGTCCAATCGAATGTCTTAAGGTTTTCGACGTCGGAGCACGCTTCGAGCCAGGTGTGGCTGAAAGTGAACTTGACTCAAGACTTCGTGTTCAGCGTGGATGTTCAGATGAAGCCCAACTCCTCCATCACGGTGGTTCTGCAGAATAAAGATAAGAAGGAGACGGTGTATCTGCATTATGTTACAAGTATGCAGTTGATATCGGCACAG GAGGACCACATATACTACGGCATTGGGCTGGAGCAGCAATGGCGGCGCATCACGCGGGACCTTATTATCGACATGCAGAAGGGCTGGGCGCTGCAGGACCGACCCAAGAGGAGGTCGCCTAGAAATAAGTTTAAG ATATCCAGCATCATCCTGAGCGGCGCGGGTTCGCTGGACAACGCGACGGTGTCCAGCAGCGAGCACATGTGGCAGTTCTACGCGGCCGCGCGCTGGCTGGTGCGAGCGCAGCGTGCCCGCTCCGGCGGCTGGCCCATCCCCGTGCGCAGGCGCATGGCGGCAGGCGTCGCCGAGCTCAAGCCGGGCTG GCACTCAGCCATGAGCCAGGGCCACGCGATCTCGTTGCTGTCCCGCGCGTACTACCGCAGCGGCGACATGACGTACCTGCAGGCCGCTAAGCGGGCGCTGTACCTGCTGGACGTGCCCAGCCACGCCGGCGGAGTCAAGGCCATGTGGATGGACAAACATGTGTG GTACGAAGAATACCCAACAAAGCCCCCGTTGTTTGTTCTAAACGGCTTCATTTACACGCTACTAGGTCTTTACGACCTGCACATCATTGAGGGGGAGAACTCCATTTCTCTAGCGAAGAAAATGTTCGACGACGGCATGACGTCACTGAAGACCCTTCTCCCACTCTTCGATACAGGTAGCGGCAGTTTCTATGATCTTAGGCACTTCACTCTAGGAGTCAGCCCTAATATAGCCAGGTGGGACTACCACGCGACTCATGTGAACCAACTGTACCTACTAGCAGGGTTGGACAATGACCCTATACTCATAAACACTGCTAAACGATGGGAGGGTTATATGTCTGGCAAGAGGGCTGCACATAATTGA